GAGATATGCTATCTCCGCAACTTCTTCTAAAGCCTCCATTAGAGCTGTTGCCTTGTAAATATCCGATTCTACCACAAGAGCACCATGTCTTTCCAAGACGAAAGCCTTACAATCTGTATTTTTTAAATATTCAGTTATCTTATTTGCCAGCTCCTCGCTACCAGGCTTAGCGTAAGGGACCTGAACTAGTTTCCCAAACAAAATTTTAAACTCGGCTATCTCCTCCATCAGGTCAAGCTTGTCAGCAAGTGAAAGAGCCAGAGTAAACCTTGGATGGGCGTGAACTACAGCTTTTACTTTTTCGTCCGTTTGGTAGATTGCTCTATGCATTC
This is a stretch of genomic DNA from Thermoproteales archaeon. It encodes these proteins:
- a CDS encoding class II aldolase/adducin family protein — protein: MEDYKKAILESVRVLYDRGITSSLSGNLSVRIPGRNAFVITPSSVPRWKMTIDDLVTMDFEGRIVDGFRKPSSEWRMHRAIYQTDEKVKAVVHAHPRFTLALSLADKLDLMEEIAEFKILFGKLVQVPYAKPGSEELANKITEYLKNTDCKAFVLERHGALVVESDIYKATALMEALEEVAEIAYLYLLTLKC